A part of Myxococcales bacterium genomic DNA contains:
- a CDS encoding DUF4442 domain-containing protein codes for MSMVKTLKQSWSLLSQRTLGKWLFSKAIGKMIPYSGSISPQVLEVAPGRATVRMRDKKLLRNHLSSFHALALSNLGELTTGLALHFALSDNSRAILVKLETDFLKKARGTITARSQTTLPKNFKKRRQTVEAQLFDEKEDLVAVVKALWLVEQK; via the coding sequence ATGTCTATGGTTAAAACGCTTAAGCAGTCATGGTCGCTTTTATCTCAACGGACCTTAGGAAAATGGCTTTTTAGTAAGGCCATAGGCAAGATGATCCCCTATTCAGGGAGTATTTCACCCCAGGTTTTAGAAGTTGCTCCTGGTCGGGCAACCGTGCGTATGCGCGATAAAAAATTGTTGAGGAATCATCTTTCCTCTTTTCATGCCTTAGCCTTGTCCAATTTGGGTGAACTAACTACTGGGCTCGCTTTGCACTTTGCTCTCTCAGACAATTCGCGAGCTATTTTGGTTAAGCTTGAAACGGACTTTTTAAAAAAAGCCCGTGGCACTATTACCGCTCGGTCTCAAACGACGCTTCCCAAAAATTTTAAAAAGCGACGCCAGACAGTGGAAGCGCAACTCTTTGATGAAAAAGAAGATTTAGTTGCTGTGGTAAAAGCTCTTTGGTTGGTGGAGCAAAAGTAA
- the rsmH gene encoding 16S rRNA (cytosine(1402)-N(4))-methyltransferase RsmH, whose amino-acid sequence MTKIFAHESVMPQEVINYFDDFKGKTIVDATAGGGGHLSMLAQVVGERGRIIAFDRDPRAHEDDAAGGVQKHFPNIITLFQRPFSAIKSTLRELKISSIDGLICDLGVSSHQLDEPKRGFSFQNDGPIDMRMDTNSGMSAYEWLAHSSERDIADTIFKLGDERKSRQIAARIKKEWPIENSTGALAQLVLSAIKQKKWSKIHPATRTFQALRMAVNEEVKELETLLHDLPEILSPEATVVFLSFHSIEDRLIKLRFKELALNKEFVILTKKPAVASEQEIDSNRRSRSAKLRALKRVSL is encoded by the coding sequence ATGACTAAAATTTTTGCCCATGAATCGGTAATGCCACAAGAAGTAATAAATTATTTTGACGACTTTAAAGGTAAAACTATTGTCGATGCCACTGCTGGTGGCGGAGGACATCTGAGCATGCTTGCTCAAGTAGTCGGTGAAAGAGGTAGAATTATAGCATTCGATCGAGATCCTAGAGCGCACGAAGATGACGCTGCAGGTGGCGTACAAAAACATTTCCCCAACATCATAACTCTCTTTCAGCGTCCTTTCTCTGCTATCAAAAGCACCCTTCGGGAACTAAAAATTTCTTCTATTGATGGCCTCATATGCGACTTGGGTGTCTCTTCCCATCAACTTGATGAACCCAAAAGAGGCTTTTCTTTTCAAAACGATGGCCCAATCGATATGCGCATGGATACAAACAGTGGCATGAGCGCCTATGAATGGCTCGCACACAGCAGCGAGCGTGACATCGCCGATACCATTTTTAAGTTAGGAGATGAACGTAAAAGCCGGCAAATAGCAGCGCGCATCAAAAAAGAATGGCCTATAGAAAATTCTACGGGGGCTTTAGCGCAATTGGTCTTATCAGCCATCAAACAAAAAAAATGGTCAAAAATCCATCCTGCCACGCGCACATTTCAAGCCCTGCGCATGGCGGTAAATGAAGAAGTAAAAGAGCTTGAAACGCTGTTACACGATCTTCCTGAGATTCTTTCGCCTGAAGCGACTGTTGTATTTTTGTCTTTTCACAGCATAGAAGATCGACTTATCAAGCTGCGCTTTAAAGAGCTTGCTTTAAATAAAGAGTTTGTCATTCTCACGAAAAAACCTGCAGTGGCGAGCGAACAAGAAATAGACAGCAATCGCCGTTCTCGCAGTGCTAAACTACGAGCTTTAAAGCGAGTATCGCTATGA